A region of the Myxococcus stipitatus DSM 14675 genome:
GCCTGCACCTTGTCCTTGTGGGTGGTGAGCACCTCCCGCGCCCGGTCCAGCGCTTCGCTGACGAGCTTGCGCACCTCTTCGTCGATCATCCGCGCCGTCTGCTCGGAGTAGGTGCGTGACTCGGGCATGCCCGCGGAGCGCAGGAAGTTGGGGCCGTGGTCCGCGCTCAGCGCCACGGGGCCCAGCGTGCTCATGCCGTAGTCGCGCACCATCAGCCGAGCGACCTCCGTGGCCTGACGGATGTCATTGGAGGCGCCGGTGGAGACCTCTCCGATGAAGATCTCCTCCGACGCGCGGCCGCCCATCATCCCCGCCATCTTGTCGCGCAGTTCGTCCAGCGACATGAGGTAGCGGTCCTCCAGCGGCAGGGACATGGTGTAGCCCAGCGCCGCCAGACCTCGGGGGATGATGGAGACCTTCGTCACCCGCTCCGCGTGCGGCAGCATCCAGCCCACCACCGCGTGACCGGCTTCGTGGTGCGCGACAATCTCCTTCTCGCGCTCGTTCATCCGGCGGTTCTTCTTCTCCAGGCCCGCGACGACCCGCTCGATGGCCTCCTCGAAGTCCGCCCGGGTCACCGCGTCGCGGTTGCGCCGCGCCGCCAGGAGCGCCGCCTCGTTCACCACGTTGGCCAGGTCCGCGCCCGCGAAGCCCGGCGTGCGCGCGGCGATGGTCTTCAGGTCCACGTCGGGCCCCAGCTTCACGCCCCGGGCATGAATCTCCAGCACCCGCTCCCGGCCCCGCTTGTCGGGACGGTCCACCAGCACCTGCCGGTCGAAGCGGCCCGGCCGCATGAGCGCGCTGTCCAGGATCTCCGGCCGGTTGGTCGCCGCCAGGATGATGAGCCCCGCGCGGCTGTCGAACCCGTCCATCTCCGCGAGGAGCTGATTGAGCGTCTGCTCGCGCTCGTCATGTCCGCCCGCGATGCCCGCGTTGCGGCTCTTGCCGATGGCGTCCAGCTCGTCGATGAAGATGATGCACGGAGCCTTCGCCGTGGCCTGCGCGAACAGGTCCCGGACTCGCGCGGCGCCCACGCCCACGAACATCTCCACGAACTCCGAGCCGGAGAGGCTGAAGAAGGGCACCCCCGCCTCGCCCGCCACCGCGCGCGCCAGCAGCGTCTTGCCCGTCCCGGGCGGCCCCACGAGCAGCACCCCCTTGGGGATGCGGCCTCCCAGGCGGCGGAACTTCTCCGGCGTCTTGAGGAACTCGACGATTTCGCGCAGCTCCTCCACGGCCTCGTCGACGCCGGCCACGTCCTTGAAGCCCACGCCGGTGTCGGACTCCGCCTGCACCTTGGCGCGCGTCTTCCCGAAGCTCATGACGCTCTGCGGGCCCTGGCCGATACCGCCCGCCACCCGCCGCATCATGAAGCTCCAGAAGAGGAAGAACAGGCCCAGCGGCAGGAGCCATATCCACAGCGCCTCGCCCAGGCCCGACTGCGGCACCGCCTCGAACTGGACCCCCTTCTGCTCCAGGAGCGGGACGAGCGACTCGTCCCCCTGGACGCGGTAGGCCATCCACGGCAGCGCGCTGGGCTCGCCGCGCAGCGGGCGGTCCCCTTGCGGCTGCGGGGGAGGCTGGGCCGTGTCCTTGAGGAAGCCCTTCACCCACTCATTGGAGATCTGGACCCGGCTGAAGTTGCCCGACTCCACCGCGTCGCGGAACTGGCTGTAGCTGACCCGGCGTACCCCCGCGTCCTGGAAGACATTCCGGAACAGGAGGAAGCCCAACACGAGCAGCAAGATGTAGCCCAGGGGTGAGCCGAACTTGAACCCCTTGCCCGGCGTCCCTGGCTTGTCGGACTTCTTTCCGCGCGGACCCATCCCCGGCGGGAGCTCCTGTGGCTTCATCGTCGGCACGCTCGCCCTCCCCCTCCCCGCGCATTCGAGCCCCGTGCCCGAATGGCGTCACCTGCAACCGCGAAAAGATGTTCACCGACAAGGGAGCGTCAACCCGTCGGCCCGCCTTCGCGCTACCCGGTGACGGCGCAGTCGAGAGATCAGCGACACCCGACGTGCCACAAGGGTTGGCCGCTGAACTCCGTGCCCAGGAGGTACCCGTCGCCGTCGGGGAGGTAGGAGGCGGCCTCTGCCTGAGCCTGGCTGGCGCCTGGTACCTCCACGAGCGAGCCCCGCAGGAGCGACTCCAGGTTCTCCGCGCCCGGTTGTCGAAGCTCCCAGACCCGCGAGTACGTGCGCACGAGCAGCCGCTGCCCGGAAGGATGGAACGACGCGGCCGTGGTGACACGGTCCACGCCCCCCGGAGCCACCAGGGTGCCCAGCTTCGTCGCCTGGGTGACGACACCTGGTGCAAGGCCATCCAGCGCGTACACATCCCCCAGCGAGCGACGCGTCTTGGTGATGACGGCCAGCCGCCCGGAGCGTGGGTCCGCCACCAGCGCCTCCGCGTCATGGGCCTCATCTGGATACTTGAAGGCCAGCGCCTCCACGCGAACGGAGGCATCCCCCAGCGCATCCGGCTCCGGCAGCCGGTACAGCCGCACCTCGTCGCGCAGCTCGAAGTTGTCGCCGATGTCGGCCAGGAAGACACAGGTGCGGGCGCTGCCTGGAGAACACGGCGCCACCGCCACGTCCTCCACGTCCCGAGGGTTCGCGCCGGTGAGCGTCAAGCGCGCGCGCACGCGGCCCGACTCGTCGATGGCGAACAGCTCGAAGTCGTTGCCCGAGTCGTTGTGCGCCCAGAACACGCCCGGGTAGCGGGCGCTGGCGGCCAGGCCGGAGAGCTCCGGCAGCTCCCGCGGCACCGAGCCCGTCTGGCGCGGAGGGCCATAGGCATCACAGCCCGGCATGCCCAGGGCGGGCGGGGGATGGCCCGCGTCCCGGGGCTCGGCGTCGGAGGGCATGGGCTTGGGGCGGGAACATGCGACCAGCCCCCAGCACAGCAGCACCGCCCATGCCCGGCGCCCCCCCATGTCAGCTGTCCAGGCCCAGCAGCTTCGCGAGCGTCTTGGAGTCGGCATCCGGGAAGCGGTACTGCGACATCTCCTCCAACGTCACCCACCGGTGGTCATTCACGCGCAGGTGGCGGATGTGGTGCTCCGACTCCGCCAGTCGGCAGTGGAACACCCGGAAGTCGATGTCATAGGTGGGATACTCGTGGCGGGTGTGCATCGCCTGGTCCAGCACCTCCACGGCGACGCCCATCTCCTCGCGAATCTCGCGGGCCAGGGCCTCCGGGTCGCTTTCGCCCTCCTCCACACGTCCGCCGGGAAACTCCCACAGCAGAGGAAGCGACGCGGTGGGGGGGCGCTGGGTGATGAGGTAGCGTCCCTGCTCGTTCTCGAGCATCGCACCGACGACGCGGACGTGGCGACGGGCCATTCTTCGCTTCTCCTGTCTGCTGGGCAGGCCAAGGGGGAGGGGCGGCCTAACACAGCCCCTCCCCGGCGCCAATGCCACAAGCCTCCTGCGGCCAGCGTGGACATGGGCCCGGCGAGCGCCCACCCCACCTCGGGGGTCCCCCGTGTCCCTCCTCTCGCCGAGCGGCCACCCTCCCGGCCCACCCACCTCCGACTGGAGCCCCGCCCCAGTGTTGGAGGCCATGCGTCGGAGCGCGGCCATGTGGTGAATTGGGTGACGAGCGGGCCGGATGGCGTCATGCTCGGGGACATGAAGACGAGTCGCGCGGAAAGGGCCGAGGTGCTCGGGGCAGCACTGAAGGCCGCCCGCCAACAGGCGGGGCTCGGGATGGAAGAGGTCGCCGAGCGTCTGGAAATGCCCGTGGAGGTCCTCGCCCGGGTGGAGCGCGGGGTGATGGTGCCCACCATCTCCACCCTGACGCGGCTGTGCGTCATCCTCAAGCTGGACCCGGACACGCTGCCGGACTTGCCTGAGATGAGTGACTGATTCAGCCAGAGGGCCCGGTACGCTGGGCCCATGGCCACCCTCCACTTCCTCGGCGCCGCCGGCACTGTCACCGGTTCGAAGTTCCTCCTCGAGCATGATGGGCAGCAGGTGCTCGTGGACTGTGGGCTCTTCCAGGGACAGAAGGAGCTGCGCCAGCGCAAC
Encoded here:
- the ftsH gene encoding ATP-dependent zinc metalloprotease FtsH, yielding MGPRGKKSDKPGTPGKGFKFGSPLGYILLLVLGFLLFRNVFQDAGVRRVSYSQFRDAVESGNFSRVQISNEWVKGFLKDTAQPPPQPQGDRPLRGEPSALPWMAYRVQGDESLVPLLEQKGVQFEAVPQSGLGEALWIWLLPLGLFFLFWSFMMRRVAGGIGQGPQSVMSFGKTRAKVQAESDTGVGFKDVAGVDEAVEELREIVEFLKTPEKFRRLGGRIPKGVLLVGPPGTGKTLLARAVAGEAGVPFFSLSGSEFVEMFVGVGAARVRDLFAQATAKAPCIIFIDELDAIGKSRNAGIAGGHDEREQTLNQLLAEMDGFDSRAGLIILAATNRPEILDSALMRPGRFDRQVLVDRPDKRGRERVLEIHARGVKLGPDVDLKTIAARTPGFAGADLANVVNEAALLAARRNRDAVTRADFEEAIERVVAGLEKKNRRMNEREKEIVAHHEAGHAVVGWMLPHAERVTKVSIIPRGLAALGYTMSLPLEDRYLMSLDELRDKMAGMMGGRASEEIFIGEVSTGASNDIRQATEVARLMVRDYGMSTLGPVALSADHGPNFLRSAGMPESRTYSEQTARMIDEEVRKLVSEALDRAREVLTTHKDKVQALAARLLAVEVVEEDTMVSILGPKVVAQRGMLHPEARQVISAHPVGGTDEQPPPTQHSESSLD
- a CDS encoding helix-turn-helix domain-containing protein, with the protein product MLGDMKTSRAERAEVLGAALKAARQQAGLGMEEVAERLEMPVEVLARVERGVMVPTISTLTRLCVILKLDPDTLPDLPEMSD
- a CDS encoding (deoxy)nucleoside triphosphate pyrophosphohydrolase, with amino-acid sequence MARRHVRVVGAMLENEQGRYLITQRPPTASLPLLWEFPGGRVEEGESDPEALAREIREEMGVAVEVLDQAMHTRHEYPTYDIDFRVFHCRLAESEHHIRHLRVNDHRWVTLEEMSQYRFPDADSKTLAKLLGLDS